One part of the Neisseria zalophi genome encodes these proteins:
- a CDS encoding IS5 family transposase → MSTFFQQTAQAMIAKHIDRFPLLKLEQVIDWQPVEQYLNRQKTRYIRDHRGRPAYPLLAMFKAVLLGQWHSLSDPELEHSLITRIDFNLFCHFDEMNIPDHSTLCRYRNWLAQDNTLAELLDLINRQLTEKGLKVEKAQAAVIDATIIQTAGSKQRQSIEVDSEGEITGQTTPSKDKDARWVKKNGHHQLGYKQHTRTDAEGYIEKLHITAGNAHECKHLLPLLAGIAKETTVYADKGYDSAENRKYLEEYKLKDGIMSKSHRNRPLTEAQTRRNKYLSKTRYVVEQSFGTLHRKFRYARAAYFGLEKVAAQSHLKAICLNLLKAANRLRAPIAA, encoded by the coding sequence ATGAGTACGTTCTTTCAGCAAACCGCCCAAGCCATGATTGCCAAACACATTGACCGCTTTCCTTTATTAAAGCTCGAACAGGTAATTGATTGGCAGCCGGTAGAGCAGTATCTGAATCGTCAGAAAACCCGTTATATCAGAGATCACCGCGGCCGTCCCGCCTATCCCTTATTGGCTATGTTTAAAGCCGTTTTACTCGGCCAATGGCATAGCCTTTCCGACCCCGAACTCGAACACAGTCTCATTACCCGTATTGATTTCAACCTGTTTTGTCATTTTGACGAGATGAATATTCCCGATCACAGTACCCTTTGCCGTTACCGCAACTGGCTGGCACAAGACAATACCTTGGCCGAACTGTTGGATTTGATTAACCGCCAACTGACTGAGAAAGGCTTAAAGGTAGAGAAGGCACAGGCTGCCGTTATTGATGCGACGATTATTCAGACGGCCGGCAGTAAACAACGTCAGTCCATAGAGGTTGATAGCGAAGGAGAGATAACCGGTCAAACCACACCGAGCAAAGATAAAGATGCCCGTTGGGTGAAGAAGAACGGTCATCATCAATTAGGCTATAAGCAGCACACCCGTACCGATGCGGAAGGTTACATTGAGAAGCTGCATATTACAGCGGGCAATGCCCATGAGTGCAAACATCTGTTGCCTTTATTGGCAGGCATTGCCAAAGAGACAACGGTCTATGCGGATAAAGGTTATGACAGTGCGGAAAACAGAAAGTATCTGGAAGAATATAAACTGAAAGACGGCATTATGAGTAAATCCCATCGCAACCGTCCGCTGACGGAAGCGCAAACCCGCCGCAACAAATATTTATCGAAAACCCGTTATGTAGTGGAACAGAGTTTCGGTACGCTGCACCGTAAATTCCGCTATGCCCGGGCAGCCTACTTCGGGCTGGAGAAAGTAGCGGCGCAAAGTCATCTGAAAGCGATATGTTTGAACCTGTTGAAGGCGGCCAACAGGCTACGTGCGCCTATTGCTGCCTAA
- a CDS encoding TrmH family RNA methyltransferase, which produces METITSAKNEQLKHLSKLLSQAKARRLHKQTVLEGVHLLQAYLQAGGMPIRVYIPEHKRQTPEISALLAKLSENQQIPVASGILAKISGLTDAEEILTLIDIPTAPPLPEHGDCVVLDRVQDPGNVGTVMRSTAAAGIKQLILSNDCADAWSPKVLRAGMGAHFLLTICERVDLSAWCPSYQNPIWATALSQHNEHHLYDMTLTEPAAWVFGNEGSGIRPDILDKVDGCVRIPMAGQTESLNVAMAATVCLFEQLRQRLP; this is translated from the coding sequence ATGGAAACGATTACCTCTGCCAAAAACGAGCAACTCAAACACTTATCGAAGCTGCTTTCGCAAGCCAAAGCACGCCGCTTGCACAAGCAAACCGTCTTAGAAGGCGTGCATCTTCTGCAAGCCTATCTGCAAGCAGGCGGCATGCCTATTCGGGTTTATATACCCGAACACAAACGGCAGACACCCGAAATCAGCGCCTTACTCGCCAAGCTGTCTGAAAACCAACAAATTCCCGTTGCTTCGGGGATATTGGCCAAAATCAGCGGCCTAACCGATGCCGAAGAAATCCTCACTTTAATTGATATTCCTACCGCCCCGCCATTGCCAGAACACGGCGATTGCGTGGTGCTCGACCGCGTACAAGATCCCGGCAATGTCGGCACGGTGATGCGTAGCACCGCAGCGGCAGGAATAAAGCAATTGATATTGAGCAACGATTGTGCCGACGCATGGTCGCCGAAAGTATTACGCGCCGGCATGGGAGCGCATTTTCTGCTGACCATCTGCGAACGAGTCGATTTATCCGCATGGTGCCCAAGCTATCAAAACCCGATTTGGGCAACCGCCCTTTCGCAACACAACGAACACCACCTCTATGACATGACGCTAACCGAACCGGCCGCATGGGTGTTCGGCAACGAAGGCAGCGGCATCCGCCCCGATATTCTCGATAAAGTCGACGGTTGCGTCAGAATCCCGATGGCCGGGCAAACCGAATCCTTGAATGTGGCAATGGCGGCAACCGTCTGCCTATTCGAACAACTGCGCCAGCGCCTGCCCTAA
- a CDS encoding YdcH family protein: MFPEYRDLISKLKQEDTHFARLFEEHNQLDDKITGLTNNPVTEGLDEIEELKKQKLHLKDQLYDILVKADKEAK; the protein is encoded by the coding sequence ATGTTCCCAGAATACCGTGATTTAATTTCTAAATTAAAACAAGAAGATACGCACTTTGCCCGTTTGTTTGAAGAACACAATCAGTTGGATGACAAAATCACCGGTTTGACCAACAATCCTGTTACTGAAGGTTTAGATGAAATTGAAGAATTAAAAAAACAAAAATTGCATTTAAAAGATCAATTATATGATATTTTGGTGAAAGCCGATAAAGAAGCCAAATAA
- a CDS encoding NGO1151 family protein yields MNGMEQRLEYLEEAYEAVRMQNHVLATALKGMIRALPADIAQDVVESVQLAFEDALAELTYEDSPHVDLFHDVTYAFFREKER; encoded by the coding sequence ATGAACGGTATGGAACAGCGACTAGAATACCTTGAAGAAGCCTATGAGGCCGTCCGAATGCAAAATCATGTATTGGCTACCGCCTTAAAAGGCATGATTCGCGCACTGCCCGCCGATATCGCGCAAGACGTGGTCGAATCGGTGCAATTGGCATTTGAAGATGCATTGGCCGAACTGACTTATGAAGACAGTCCGCACGTAGATTTGTTTCACGATGTGACTTATGCTTTTTTCCGTGAAAAAGAACGTTAA
- a CDS encoding response regulator, producing the protein MNDKISIVLIDDHTLFRSGIKALLARQDEFKVIGEAADGLSGVKLVEQLHPDVVLLDLDMPTMDGREALEQIFSSNPEQIVIMLTVSEDGEDLTECMRLGARGFLLKNINAEFLIDAIKKAANGDNVFSPEMTARLVQSLIRPNKPPVTNTLDTLTPREMEILGHLAAGHSNKIIARKLDLAESTIKVHVQSILRKLELTSRVQAAVYAVQHNIPLP; encoded by the coding sequence TCAGAAGTGGCATCAAAGCCCTACTGGCACGTCAAGACGAATTTAAAGTGATTGGTGAAGCCGCAGACGGCTTAAGTGGAGTAAAGCTGGTTGAACAATTACATCCTGATGTCGTACTTCTAGATCTGGATATGCCAACCATGGATGGCCGTGAAGCATTAGAACAGATTTTTAGTAGCAATCCCGAACAAATTGTTATTATGTTAACAGTGTCTGAAGACGGAGAAGATTTAACCGAATGTATGCGTTTAGGTGCACGCGGTTTCCTATTAAAAAACATTAATGCTGAATTTTTAATAGATGCTATTAAAAAAGCTGCCAATGGTGATAATGTTTTTTCTCCTGAAATGACAGCTCGCTTAGTTCAATCATTAATCCGCCCCAACAAACCACCTGTAACCAATACATTAGACACGCTAACCCCTCGTGAAATGGAAATTCTCGGTCATTTAGCAGCAGGTCACAGTAATAAAATTATTGCCCGAAAACTTGATTTGGCCGAATCTACCATTAAAGTACATGTACAAAGTATTTTACGTAAATTAGAATTAACCAGCCGGGTTCAAGCTGCAGTTTATGCAGTACAACACAACATCCCTTTGCCATAA
- a CDS encoding carboxymuconolactone decarboxylase family protein, producing the protein MFKDWPEHTALLKKSFAKLGKEHPKMIQAYVSLEQAEAAEALDEKTRELIAIAVAITTRCESCISIHAERAIKAGATDGEIAGALATAISLNAGAAYTYALRAMEAVETQRK; encoded by the coding sequence ATGTTTAAAGATTGGCCCGAACATACCGCCTTGTTGAAAAAGTCTTTCGCCAAATTGGGTAAAGAACACCCGAAAATGATTCAAGCTTATGTTTCATTGGAGCAGGCGGAAGCAGCGGAAGCGTTAGACGAAAAAACCAGAGAGCTGATTGCCATTGCCGTAGCGATTACCACCCGTTGCGAAAGCTGTATCAGTATTCATGCTGAAAGAGCGATTAAAGCGGGGGCAACCGATGGTGAAATCGCCGGTGCATTGGCTACCGCAATTTCTTTGAACGCCGGTGCCGCCTATACTTACGCTCTGCGTGCAATGGAAGCTGTTGAAACACAACGTAAATAA
- a CDS encoding DUF3465 domain-containing protein produces the protein MNKRAWIGIAIALIAGGYKIWNKSQPYINKSDHSVEIQQPGIIPSSAEDILQAAFERQQSDIQIEGSGQVTKTLPDDNKGSRHQRFILKLASGQTLLVAHNIDLAPKIKGLKKGDTVSFYGEYEWSKQGGVIHWTHHDPQGRHADGWLKHKGIVYQ, from the coding sequence ATGAATAAACGTGCTTGGATCGGTATCGCCATTGCTCTGATTGCCGGTGGCTATAAAATATGGAATAAGTCACAACCCTATATAAACAAAAGCGATCATAGCGTTGAAATACAGCAACCCGGTATAATACCAAGTTCGGCAGAAGACATTCTTCAGGCAGCGTTTGAACGGCAACAAAGCGATATTCAAATCGAAGGCAGCGGCCAAGTGACTAAAACGTTGCCTGATGATAATAAAGGCTCGAGGCACCAGCGTTTTATTTTAAAGCTGGCTAGCGGTCAAACTTTATTGGTGGCACACAATATCGATTTAGCTCCTAAGATTAAAGGACTGAAAAAAGGCGATACCGTGTCGTTTTACGGCGAATACGAATGGTCGAAACAGGGTGGTGTGATCCATTGGACGCATCACGATCCGCAAGGAAGGCATGCCGACGGATGGCTTAAACATAAGGGCATAGTTTATCAATAA
- the leuB gene encoding 3-isopropylmalate dehydrogenase: MSKKIVILPGDGIGPEITAQAVRVLDKLISDGLDAEYLYAPLGGAAYDEYGHPYPEYTQKLCRQADAVLLGAVGGPQYDELDRPLRPERGLLAIRKDLNLFANLRPAVLYPELANASTLKPEVVAGLNILIVRELTGDIYFGEPRGIRTLENGEREGFNTMRYNESEIRRIAKVSFEAAQKRNKKLCSVDKANVLETTELWKEIFTEMSKDYPDVELSHMYVDNAAMQLVRAPKQFDVIATGNIFGDILSDQASMLTGSIGMLPSASLNETGKGLYEPSHGSAPDIAGQNKANPLATILSLAMLLRYSLNDEARASRVEKAVEKVLAQGYRTADIFEEGSKLVSCMEMGDAVLDAI; the protein is encoded by the coding sequence ATGTCTAAAAAAATCGTGATTCTGCCCGGCGACGGTATCGGCCCGGAAATTACCGCACAAGCTGTTCGTGTATTGGATAAATTGATTTCAGACGGCCTGGATGCTGAATATTTGTATGCCCCGCTCGGTGGTGCCGCTTATGACGAATACGGCCATCCTTATCCCGAATATACCCAAAAACTCTGCCGCCAAGCCGATGCGGTGTTGCTCGGTGCCGTCGGCGGCCCGCAATATGACGAACTCGACCGCCCGTTGCGCCCCGAACGCGGTTTATTGGCTATCCGCAAGGATTTGAATTTGTTTGCCAATCTGCGCCCGGCTGTTCTTTATCCCGAATTGGCCAATGCTTCGACGCTTAAACCCGAAGTGGTGGCAGGCTTGAATATTTTGATTGTCCGCGAGCTGACCGGTGATATTTATTTCGGCGAACCGCGCGGTATCCGCACTTTGGAAAACGGCGAGCGCGAAGGCTTCAATACCATGAGATACAATGAAAGCGAAATCCGCCGTATTGCCAAAGTATCGTTTGAAGCGGCGCAAAAGCGTAATAAAAAATTGTGTTCGGTCGATAAAGCCAATGTGCTGGAAACCACCGAGCTATGGAAAGAAATCTTTACCGAAATGAGCAAAGATTATCCCGATGTCGAACTCAGCCATATGTATGTGGATAATGCCGCCATGCAGCTGGTGCGTGCGCCCAAGCAGTTTGATGTGATCGCTACCGGCAATATCTTCGGCGATATACTCAGCGATCAGGCCTCTATGCTCACCGGCTCAATCGGCATGTTGCCGTCTGCTTCTCTGAATGAAACCGGCAAAGGTTTATACGAACCGTCGCACGGCTCCGCCCCTGATATTGCCGGACAAAACAAAGCCAATCCGTTGGCGACGATTTTGTCGTTAGCGATGTTGTTGCGCTACAGTCTCAATGATGAAGCACGCGCCAGCCGTGTTGAAAAAGCGGTAGAAAAGGTGTTGGCACAAGGTTATCGTACTGCAGATATCTTTGAAGAAGGCAGCAAATTAGTTTCCTGTATGGAAATGGGTGATGCTGTGTTGGATGCGATATAG
- a CDS encoding peptidylprolyl isomerase yields the protein MKHINKIIFTGIALAAAFHTHAETRAVIDTNMGKIELSLDEKKAPKTVANFANYAHKGFYNGTIFHRVIDGFMIQGGGFTADMKEKSTDKAIVNEADNGLKNTVGTIAMARRAGPHSATSQFFINVADNHFLNFKNKTIQGYGYTVFGKVVSGMDVVNKIAKVGTTNYSFYQNVPVEPVVIRSVTVVE from the coding sequence ATGAAACATATCAATAAAATAATATTCACAGGTATAGCACTTGCCGCTGCTTTTCACACACATGCAGAAACCCGTGCTGTGATCGACACCAATATGGGTAAAATCGAGTTGTCGCTGGATGAAAAAAAAGCCCCTAAAACCGTGGCCAATTTTGCCAACTATGCCCATAAAGGCTTTTATAACGGCACTATTTTCCACCGCGTTATCGATGGCTTTATGATTCAGGGTGGTGGTTTTACCGCGGATATGAAAGAAAAATCAACCGATAAAGCCATTGTGAACGAAGCAGACAATGGTTTGAAAAATACCGTCGGTACCATTGCCATGGCCAGAAGAGCCGGTCCGCATTCGGCAACCAGCCAGTTTTTTATCAATGTGGCAGATAATCATTTCTTGAATTTTAAAAATAAAACCATACAGGGCTATGGCTATACCGTATTCGGTAAAGTGGTTTCCGGTATGGATGTGGTGAATAAAATCGCTAAAGTCGGCACCACGAATTATTCTTTTTACCAAAATGTTCCGGTAGAGCCGGTAGTAATACGGAGTGTTACCGTTGTCGAGTAA
- a CDS encoding type I restriction-modification system subunit M: protein MTSQQQRAELQRRIWQIANDVRGSVDGWDFKQYVLGTLFYRFISENFTHYIEAGDDSVNYAALPDDVITPEIKADAIKTKGYFIYPSQLFQNIVANAEANENLNTDLKNIFNDIENSANGYPSERDIKGLFGDFDTTSNRLGNSVKDKNQRLSKVLKGVADLNFGDFQNNQIDLFGDAYEFLISNYAANAGKSGGEFFTPQNVSKLIARLATHGQQKINKIYDPAAGSGSLLLQAKKQFDEHLIEEGFYGQEINHTTYNLARMNMFLHNINYDKFEIALGDTLLTPQFQEQKPFDAIVSNPPYSLKWIGSDNPTLINDDRFAPAGVLAPKSKADFAFIMHSLSYLSAKGRAAIVAFPGIFYRGGAEQKIRQYLIDNNYIETVIALAPNLFFGTSIAVNIVVLSKHKTNTDIQFIDAGGLFKKETNNNVLTEEHIEKIMQVFADKADVPHFAQSVNYDTVADNDYNLSVSAYVEAEDTSEVINIAELNAEIQSTVANITRLRSEIDAIITEIEQ from the coding sequence ATGACAAGCCAACAACAACGCGCCGAACTACAACGCCGCATCTGGCAAATCGCCAATGATGTTCGCGGCTCGGTAGACGGCTGGGACTTCAAACAATACGTTCTCGGCACTTTGTTTTACCGCTTTATCAGCGAAAACTTCACCCACTATATCGAAGCCGGTGATGACAGTGTCAATTATGCCGCCCTGCCAGATGATGTGATTACCCCCGAAATCAAAGCAGACGCTATCAAAACCAAAGGCTATTTTATTTACCCCAGCCAACTGTTTCAAAATATCGTTGCCAACGCAGAAGCAAACGAAAATTTAAACACCGATTTAAAAAATATTTTTAACGATATTGAAAACTCCGCTAATGGCTACCCTTCCGAGCGCGATATTAAAGGGCTGTTTGGCGATTTCGACACCACCAGCAACCGCTTGGGCAATTCCGTTAAAGATAAAAACCAACGTTTGAGCAAAGTATTAAAAGGCGTGGCAGACCTCAACTTTGGTGACTTCCAAAACAATCAGATTGATTTATTCGGCGATGCCTATGAATTTCTGATTTCCAATTATGCCGCCAATGCCGGCAAATCCGGTGGCGAATTTTTCACCCCACAAAACGTTTCCAAACTCATTGCCCGCCTAGCCACACACGGGCAGCAAAAAATCAATAAAATCTACGACCCCGCCGCCGGCTCCGGCTCATTATTATTGCAAGCCAAAAAACAATTTGACGAACATCTGATAGAAGAAGGTTTTTACGGGCAGGAAATCAACCATACCACCTACAACCTCGCCCGTATGAATATGTTTCTACACAATATCAATTACGATAAATTTGAAATTGCTTTAGGCGATACGCTCCTAACCCCTCAATTTCAGGAACAAAAGCCCTTTGATGCCATCGTTTCCAACCCACCCTATTCGCTCAAATGGATAGGCAGCGACAACCCGACCCTGATTAATGACGACCGCTTTGCCCCGGCCGGCGTATTGGCGCCGAAATCCAAAGCCGATTTTGCCTTTATTATGCATTCGCTCAGCTACCTTTCCGCCAAAGGCCGCGCCGCTATTGTTGCCTTTCCCGGTATTTTTTACCGTGGCGGCGCAGAGCAAAAAATCCGCCAATATCTGATAGACAATAATTATATTGAAACCGTGATTGCACTCGCGCCCAATCTCTTCTTCGGCACCAGCATTGCCGTGAATATTGTGGTTTTGTCTAAGCACAAAACCAATACCGATATTCAATTTATTGATGCCGGCGGTTTATTTAAAAAAGAAACCAATAATAATGTGCTCACCGAAGAGCACATTGAAAAAATCATGCAGGTGTTTGCCGATAAAGCCGACGTTCCCCATTTTGCCCAATCGGTTAATTACGATACCGTGGCCGATAATGACTACAATTTGTCGGTAAGTGCTTATGTGGAAGCGGAAGACACGAGCGAAGTGATCAATATTGCCGAATTAAATGCCGAGATTCAAAGCACTGTTGCCAATATTACCCGTTTACGCAGCGAAATTGATGCCATTATTACGGAGATAGAGCAATGA